The following are from one region of the Rhodopirellula sp. P2 genome:
- a CDS encoding amidohydrolase family protein — MTVRRALFGLVGWTTAAVWCCPVLAESPSDRDVASKRVHAADAAGPGTADCGAKQVATEEVDSESTESTEMGSGAAESDKLDGRDGRDLSVHRYNPKSQLKTKVTKVSRAAFPVVDVHTHFFYRLRMNREALEDFVAAMDCNRIALCVSLDGKLGSQFQEQKEFLWKEHRDRFVLYANVDWRGDGAVDDPSTWACHRPGFSERTAEQLREAVKQGASGLKLFKRFGLGHRNPDGSLVKIDDPRWDPIWAACGELQIPIIIHTADPAAFFDPIDERNERWEELSRHPDWSFHGEEYPSREELFEARNRMIAKHPKTQFIGAHIANSPEDLALVSEWMDRYPNLWIEPASRINELGRQPRAAREFLIRYQDRILFGTDGPWPKKRLKYYWRFFETNDEAFPYSEKEPPPQGLWQIDGVELPPQVLRKLYYENAIKLIPGVRERVEAFAEQHSSD; from the coding sequence ATGACTGTTCGACGTGCGTTGTTTGGTTTGGTCGGTTGGACCACTGCCGCGGTGTGGTGTTGCCCCGTGTTGGCGGAATCGCCGAGTGATCGCGACGTAGCGTCGAAACGGGTGCACGCCGCTGATGCCGCCGGGCCCGGCACCGCGGACTGCGGGGCGAAGCAGGTTGCCACGGAAGAGGTGGATTCAGAAAGCACCGAGTCAACCGAAATGGGCTCCGGGGCGGCGGAATCCGACAAGCTGGACGGCAGGGACGGACGTGATTTGTCCGTGCATCGATACAACCCTAAGTCGCAGTTGAAAACAAAAGTCACGAAGGTGAGTCGGGCGGCGTTTCCGGTGGTCGACGTGCACACGCACTTCTTTTACCGATTGCGAATGAACCGCGAGGCTCTCGAAGATTTTGTCGCGGCCATGGATTGCAATCGCATCGCGTTGTGCGTGTCTCTGGACGGCAAGCTTGGCTCGCAGTTTCAGGAGCAAAAGGAGTTCTTGTGGAAGGAGCATCGCGATCGTTTCGTGTTGTATGCCAACGTGGATTGGCGTGGCGACGGTGCGGTGGACGACCCTTCCACCTGGGCGTGTCACCGTCCTGGGTTTTCAGAGCGGACTGCCGAGCAATTGCGGGAGGCGGTCAAGCAAGGGGCCTCGGGATTGAAGTTGTTCAAGCGTTTTGGTTTGGGCCATCGCAATCCGGATGGCTCGCTGGTCAAGATTGATGATCCGCGATGGGATCCGATTTGGGCTGCATGCGGGGAGCTTCAGATACCAATCATCATTCACACGGCCGATCCGGCGGCCTTCTTTGATCCAATTGATGAACGCAACGAACGCTGGGAAGAGTTGTCGCGGCATCCCGATTGGAGTTTTCATGGTGAGGAGTACCCTTCTCGCGAAGAGCTGTTCGAGGCTCGGAATCGGATGATTGCAAAGCATCCCAAGACGCAGTTCATCGGCGCCCACATCGCCAACAGTCCCGAGGACCTGGCGTTGGTCAGCGAGTGGATGGATCGGTATCCCAATTTGTGGATCGAGCCTGCGTCACGAATCAACGAGCTTGGGCGTCAGCCTCGTGCAGCACGAGAGTTTTTGATTCGGTACCAGGACCGGATTTTGTTCGGGACGGATGGTCCGTGGCCGAAGAAACGCCTGAAGTACTATTGGCGATTCTTTGAAACCAATGACGAGGCGTTTCCGTACAGCGAAAAGGAGCCACCGCCGCAGGGGTTGTGGCAGATCGATGGGGTGGAGCTTCCTCCCCAGGTGCTCCGGAAGCTGTATTATGAGAACGCCATCAAACTGATCCCCGGCGTTCGGGAACGGGTGGAAGCATTTGCCGAGCAGCATTCCTCGGATTGA
- a CDS encoding cupin-like domain-containing protein, with translation MTTSLPAAREIPSLDANDVEAFFRDHYATEQPVIFRGVTHADGGAEEVCRSLCDKIAVDTSVTERLLWYDVRQEIIDDACTTPPVVTKSMNPDTAFLRDNCVRVWFNSGGHTTPWHYDGHSLHVFNLQLKGKKHWTIVAPETPLPNMPFSKTCLFEDNSLKGKRVYEFDLNEGDMVFLPRYWFHHVHSIGELNVNVNWVLMPKQQPAATKIAARESEILWLLQKTRVVMPSGVKWMLDNFAGAGEPALNTLTQEVSVGRGLSRVAKEVVRSPMVILAIPTLIRKARTVMKGKKILSGLLQTSQAAQKAA, from the coding sequence ATGACCACGTCCCTTCCGGCCGCTCGCGAGATTCCATCGTTGGACGCCAATGATGTCGAAGCCTTTTTTCGCGATCATTACGCGACCGAACAGCCTGTGATTTTTCGGGGTGTGACGCACGCGGACGGTGGTGCGGAAGAGGTTTGCCGATCTCTGTGTGACAAGATCGCGGTTGATACGTCCGTGACCGAGCGATTGCTTTGGTATGACGTCCGGCAGGAGATCATTGATGATGCTTGCACGACGCCGCCCGTCGTGACGAAATCAATGAATCCGGACACCGCCTTCCTGCGGGACAACTGCGTTCGCGTTTGGTTCAACTCGGGTGGGCACACCACGCCGTGGCACTACGACGGACACTCGTTGCACGTTTTTAATTTGCAGCTCAAAGGCAAAAAGCACTGGACGATCGTCGCCCCAGAAACGCCGCTTCCCAACATGCCATTCTCGAAGACTTGTTTGTTCGAGGACAACTCCTTGAAAGGCAAGCGTGTCTATGAGTTTGATCTGAACGAGGGCGACATGGTGTTTTTGCCTCGGTATTGGTTCCATCACGTGCACTCGATTGGCGAACTCAATGTCAACGTGAACTGGGTTCTGATGCCCAAGCAGCAGCCTGCCGCAACCAAGATTGCAGCGCGTGAATCAGAGATCCTGTGGCTGCTTCAGAAGACGAGGGTGGTGATGCCGTCGGGCGTCAAATGGATGCTTGATAATTTCGCGGGCGCGGGTGAACCGGCGCTGAACACGCTGACGCAAGAGGTTTCTGTGGGGCGCGGTTTGAGTCGCGTGGCGAAGGAGGTGGTCCGCAGTCCGATGGTGATCTTGGCGATTCCCACCTTGATTCGAAAAGCCCGGACGGTGATGAAGGGAAAGAAGATTCTCAGCGGTTTGCTGCAAACGAGTCAGGCCGCCCAAAAGGCGGCCTGA